In Solanum stenotomum isolate F172 chromosome 6, ASM1918654v1, whole genome shotgun sequence, one DNA window encodes the following:
- the LOC125867163 gene encoding DNA-directed RNA polymerases IV and V subunit 4-like, with amino-acid sequence MAEKGEPALKSPGDSGKVKAPDPLELRLEQDLPENTTCLSDCEVVDILKKFQETMVALSIEPPGSFDRGLEYAQRNRLYDNAQTVKQILEPLKQHGVSDGELCMIANFRLESVDEVFALVPSLKTKKSMLIVPLENVLAELAKLRRAA; translated from the exons ATGGCAGAAAAAGGAGAGCCTGCTCTCAAATCTCCCG GTGATTCGGGTAAAGTGAAAGCACCTGATCCTTTGGAGCTAAGACTTGAGCAAG ATCTTCCAGAAAATACAACATGCCTAAGTGATTGTGAAGTTgttgatattttgaaaaaattccAAGAGACAATGGTGGCACTTTCTATAGAACCACCTGG TTCATTTGACAGGGGATTGGAATATGCTCAAAGAAACAGGCTTTATGATAATGCCCAGACTGTTAAACAAATACTCGA GCCTCTAAAACAACATGGTGTTTCTGATGGGGAG CTCTGCATGATTGCCAACTTTCGCTTGGAATCTGTTGATGAAGTGTTTGCTCTTGTTCCGTCATTGAAG ACTAAAAAGAGCATGCTGATAGTTCCCCTCGAGAATGTGTTGGCTGAACTAGCCAAACTTAGAAGGGCAGCATAA